The nucleotide window TCAAGAATTGCATAGTCAAATGGACCATATTGCTCTCCTATTGTCTTAAAATGTGTATCATAGCCACTGTCTCCTCCCAAGAAAATTTTCTTTGTTGGTGTAATCAGGACATAAGAACTCCAGAGGGTATCATTCTTCCTCACCCTCCTGCCGGAAAAATGTCTGGCAGGGGTAAAAATAATTTTCAGATTATTTTTCAGCTCAACTTCTGCTCCCCACTCTTCTTCAATAAGTTTGTTTTCAGGATAGCCCCACCTTTCCAAATGTGCTCCCACTCCCAGAGGTAAAATGACCATACCCGTTCTGTCTCTGATAGATTGTACAGTAGGATAATCCAAATGATCAAAATGATCATGGGTGATAACAAGATAATCAATCCCGGGAATATCTTCAGGCTTAAAAATATCTGATCCTTTAAATGCTTTATTAAAATATTTAAAAGGTGAGCCATACAGACTCAAAACAGGATCAATTAAAAAAGAAACTCCATCTGTCTGCAAATAATACGATGAATGCCCCAGCCATATCAATACATCCTGATTTTTATCTA belongs to Chryseobacterium gleum and includes:
- a CDS encoding MBL fold metallo-hydrolase, with protein sequence MMYWIITSLAVLTVTFFIVINMKAFGGVPKGKRLKRIRQSKLYKNKQFRNISYTPSLTEGYKMSKVMYDFFLGKKDPLLKPLHPIPFLHTDLKNIDKNQDVLIWLGHSSYYLQTDGVSFLIDPVLSLYGSPFKYFNKAFKGSDIFKPEDIPGIDYLVITHDHFDHLDYPTVQSIRDRTGMVILPLGVGAHLERWGYPENKLIEEEWGAEVELKNNLKIIFTPARHFSGRRVRKNDTLWSSYVLITPTKKIFLGGDSGYDTHFKTIGEQYGPFDYAILENGQYGEAWKYIHTLPEDVIQAGIDLKAERIIPVHSAKFALALHPWNEPLQKITALGKEKKINILTPMIGEVVDLNHSGQQFTTWWES